Within the Terriglobia bacterium genome, the region TCGCCTGGGCCCTGCTCGATCCCGACGGGCTCTGCTGGCACGACAAGATCACGCGCACCTACCTGACACAGCGCAGCTACTAGCCATAGGTCAATCGCCGGGTCCAGCCCTCTGCGGCGAAAGACTGACGATTAACGACTGCCGACTGGTTTCGTTTACACTTCCGTTCGCAATCCCACGGAGTTCTGCCATGAAAGCTCCTGTGCATTTTTCCTATGAAAACGCGATGAGCACGGCCGTCGGCGCCGACGGCCTGTCTTCCGGAGATCTTGACCGCTCTGCCGCCCTGGCGGCGCTCGGCGCCTTTCGCGCCCGCGTGGATTCGGGCGAGATCGGCTTCCCGAACCTGCCTGACGACCGCACCACCGCGCGTGCCATCTCGGAATTCGCCGATGACATGCGCGGCGAAGTCGATGACGTAGTGGTCGTCGGCATTGGCGGGTCGGCTCTCGGTTCCTACGCTCTCGACGTTGCGCTGCGCGGCCCGCATCCGGTGCAGACCCGCCTCGGCGGCCGATCCAACGGCAAGACGCGGGAGCCGCGTCCGCGGCTGGCGGTGCTGGACAACGTGGACCCGGGCTTCATCGCTGCGGCGCTGGAACGCGTGGATCCCAAGCGCGCGGTCGCGTGTGTGATCGCCAAGTCCGGCTCCACCGCCGAGACGCTCTCCACCTTCCTGATCGTTCGCGAGTGGATGGTCAACGCGCTGGGCAAGCGCGCTCGCTCCCGCATCGTGGCCGTGACCGACGCTCACAAAGGCGACCTGCTGGGCATCGCCAAGCAGGAGCAGTATCCGCTGTTCTTCGTTCCCGGCAACGTCGGCGGCCGCTTCAGCGTGTTCACTCCGGTCGGCCTGCTGCCCGCGGCGCTGATCGGCCTGGACATCGGCAAGATCATGCGCGGGGCCAGGGACGCGAACCAACTCGCTTGGTCGCGTGACCTGGAGCAGAACCACGCGCTGGCGTCTGCGCTCGTGCATCACGGACTCAATACGAAGAAAAGGAAAACGATCGAGGTCGTCTACGCTTACTCGTCGTTTCTGTGGGGCGCTGCCTTCTGGTACCGGCAGCTCTGGGCCGAAAGCCTGGGCAAGCGCGTGGACCGCAAGGGCGCGGTGGTGGAGACCGGACAGACGCCCGTGGCCGCACTGGGCGTCACCGACCAGCATTCCCAGTCGCAGCTCTATATGGAGGGCCCGCGCGACAAGATGATCACCTTCTGGGAGGTGGCGAAGCCGCGCGCCGACCTGCGCATTCCGCGTGATTTCAAAGAGTACGAGTCGTGCGGGTATCTGGGCGGCAAGAAGATGTCGCAGCTCTTCCACGCCGAGATGCGCGCCACTCAGGCCGCGCTCACCGAGGCTGGGCGGCCCAACTGCCGCTGGACCCTGCCCCAGGTCGATGAGTACACCATCGGAGCGTTTTTCCAGACGCTGGAGTTCCAGACCGCCTTCGCCGGCGAACTCTACGGCGTGGACGCCTTTGACCAGCCCGGGGTCGAGCTAAGCAAGAAGCTGACTTACGGCTTGCTGGGCCGCAAAGGGTACGAGGAGTTTGCGAAGAGAGTCAGATAGAAGTTGATTCCCGTCAGCTAATCCGATTCATGGGGCGGCGCGTCGCCGGTTCGACGCATCTGCTCCCGGAGCATGGCCAGCAGCTCCTCGCGACGCGGCCCGTCGATCTCCTGCTCGAGTTCACGCAGTGCAAGCGAGAGCACGTCGAAGTGATGCAGCCGGGCGAATTTGGGGTCGCGCGTGATCTCCAGCCATAGTTTGTGCAGGAGCTCGATGTCTTCCGGGCGCAAGCGCGGCGTGTGCGGCCCCAACAGGTAGGTCCTGAGCGCACCGCCGGGGGCCGCCACTTCAAGGGTGACGCGCGGCCTGGGCTCCGGCAGACGTTCCCAGGCGTCGCCGGTGTATTTGCCCTGCTCGTCGGCGGTCAGCTTGTTCGACTGCCCGCAGACGACGGTGGAGGATTCCAGCCTCTGGGCCGTGACCATGATGCTGTCGAAGACGCTGGTGCCGGGCACGACCAGCAGGGACACCGGCTTCCCCTCTTTTTCGGCGACCGATACCACCTTCGAAAACAGCTCCTGCTCGTACTCGTTGAAAACATCCTTGGCGTCGTACTCGCGGCTGCCGCTGAACGCGGGTCCGCGGTACAGCCGCGTGGTCATGACCACGACGTCGCGGCGTGCGGTATCGGTGCGATGCAGGGCGTCGCGCAGGTAGCTGAGGTTGTGCGGGTCGCGGACGGTGACCAGCACGTTGCCGGGCCGCACGCGCAGAGCCTCGGAGTTCAGCTCCGGCTCACCGGAGACGCGGAACTGCTCCATACCAGCGGCCCCGCCCTGGGCCAGGCGGCGGCGATGCGTGATGCGCTCCGAGATGGCAAACATGGCGAAGAACACCATGCTGAAGCCGACGCCGGCAATGGTCGCTTCCTTCTTGGTGAAAAGGTTGGCGACAGCCACGAGAAAGAGAACGACGGTGATGAGGCCCAGGCCGAACGGGATCTCCTGTCCGAAAAGATGGAGATTCCCGGGCACCTTCCATTCGCGGTTGGCGGGTTCAGTGAATCGCAGCACCAGCACGGCAAGGGCCTTGAAGGCGAAGCTCCACACCACGCCGAACGCGTAGAGCGCCGCCAGCAGGTGCACGTCGCCGCGGCTGAGGATGATGGCCGCCAGTTGCATCCCCACGATGAGGTTCAACAGGCGAAACGTAGTGCCATACCGCCGCTGGGGTTTCTGGAACCACGAGGTCAGAACGCCGTCTTCGGCGATGCGGTTCAGTACGCCGTTAGCGCCGACGATCGCCGTGTTGGCCGCTCCCGAAAGGATCAGCACACCCACCAGCACCACGAATCCGTGGAAGACTAGCCGCATCGTCTCCGGCCCGGAGAGATACATGGACAGCCCGCCGATGAGGTTTTCGGTGAAATGCGAGCGGGCGGTGTCCGGAATGATCATGACCGCGAAGAACGAGACCAAAGAGGTGAACACCATGCTGTAGATGAAGATCACCAGGCCGGTGCGTTCCAGGTTCTTGAGCTTGGGACTCTCGATCTCGCGATTCACCTGCGCCAGGGTCTCTTCGCCGCTCATCGCCAGTACGGAGTGGCCGAAGCCGACCAGCAGCATGACCAGCGTGAGTTGGCTCAGCCAGGTGCCATGCAGCCATCCGAGCGACGTCTCGTCGAGCTTCATGGCGGCGTGGCTGGGCAGCGGCGGCAGGTGCGCGCCCTTGACGGCCAGCGTGTACAGGCACCAGAGGATTAGGAGAACGACCATCACGGTCGTGATCTTCATGATCTTCATCGCCTTGTCGCTGGATTCGTGGATGCCCTGGATGTTCTTCCACCAGAAATAGGCGATCACGATCACCGCCACGACGGCGGCGAAATGATTGTCGTTGATTTCGAGCTTGTAGCCGAGATATCCGCCCACGTCGCGCACGAAGCCGGCCAGGTATTGCCCGGCCGACACGGCGCTGATGGGGCCGGTCAGCACGTAGTCGAAGAGCAGAGCGGCGACGGAGAACTTGGCCAGCGTGCCGCCCATGGCTTCCTTCACCACGCGGTACACGCCACCGCGCACGAACATGCTGCTGGATTCGATATACAGGGCGCGGACGGCGTAACTGAACAGCATCACCGACAGGATGAACCAGGGCGCGCTCTTCCCGATGACCTGCTCGGCTTCACCACCGGCGTAATACGCGGAGGACGCCAGGTCGGAGAGGACGATGGCAGCGGCCCGCCAGAAGGAGATGAAGGTCAGCATCACCGTGGTGGCGACGAAGACCGAAACGGCGGGCCGCTTCAGATTCGGAGTGGTGGTGGACATACCTGGGCCGCGGCCCAGTGACGGATTCTACGCCTGCACGTGCGCCTCAAGGAACCACAAGTCCTTGTCCAGTTCGCGGGAGATCTCGGTGAACACGTCGGCCGTTGACTTGTCACCCAGTTCGTCGGCGCGGTCGATGGCGGCGCGGACGTTCGCGCCCAATTTGGCCAGGCGCTGCACCAGGGCGCGCACGTGCTCCTCGCCTTTGGTGGCGTCGAGGTCGTACTCCGGGATGGCAGAGTTAGCGGCCGCCATGCGCGCCGTGCCCATCGCGACGCCGCCTAGCGCGGTCGCCCGCTCGGCGATGATGTCGGAATGAGCCTCCAAATGGGCCGCGATCTGGTCGAACAGCTCATGCAATTGGAAGAACTCGCGGCCTTTGACGTTCCAGTGGGCCTGCTTGGCCTGGGTCTTCAGGTCGAGGGTATCGGCCAGGCGCGCGTTCAGCAGCCGGACGATCTCCTGGCGCTTGTTTTCCGGAATATCGATGCTAGTGGGGAAAGTAGCGTCTCGAACAGCGATAGCCATATGCGTATCTCCTGATTTTCTTGGATAGGGCGCTCAAGGTGACGGATTCAGGATATTCATCCGGCTGGCATTCGGTAGGGCTCACGTCACCTCTGGAAGTGACAGGACCCACCCCGTAACCCAGAGTGCAGGGCAGTGGTTGAAGCTTTGGTGGCACGGGGACGTCCGCCGGACGTTGGCTCCGTCCCACTTCATTGACTACCAAAGGTAAGTTGCTGTAACTTCTGCCCCACAGGAACTTCCGCGCGTCCAGTGGGCGACGCGTTTCTCAAGACCCTCTCCCCCAACATAGGGCCCGGGAGCGTAGCGCAGGATATGGCCATTCCGTCACCAACGTCGCCGCAGAGCATTGGCCGGTACGAGATCCTGGGTGAGCTGGGCAAGGGCGCCATGGGGGTCGTGTACAAGGCACGCGACCCCAACATCGGACGCCTGGTGGCGCTCAAGACCATGCGCCTGGACGTCCACGGCATGGAAGCGGAAGAGATGCTGCTCCGCTTCAAGAACGAGGCTCGTGCCGCCGGCGTCCTCAATCACTCCAACATCGTCACCATTTACGACGCCGGTGAACACGAAGGCCTGTTCTACATCGCCATGGAGTTCATCGAGGGCGTCACCCTGCAAAAGGTTCTGAACGCGGAGTCGATGCTGCCCATCGAGCAAGTGCTCGATCTTTCGCGCCAGATCTGCGCCGGTCTGGACTATGCCCACTCCCATCGCATCATCCACCGCGACGTGAAGCCGGCCAACATCATGATCGAGCCCGACGGTCGGGTGAAGATCATGGATTTTGGTATCGCCAAGGCTGAGGGCGCCCATCTCACCTCTGCCGGCCAGGTATTGGGGACTCCCAACTACATGTCGCCAGAGCAGGTGAAAGGCCGCCCACTCGACGGCCGTTCCGACCTGTGGAGTTTCGGTGTGCTCCTCTACGAGATGGTCACCGGCGAGAAGCCCTTCACCGGGCAGAACGTGACCACGATCATCTACAAGATCGTGAACGAGAATCCGATTCCTCCGAAGGAACTGGATTCCAGCATCCATCCCGGCCTCAGCGCCGTCATCCAGCGGGCGCTAGCCAAGCACCCGGACCAGAGATATCAGAAGGGCGCCGACCTGGTTCACCACCTGGTCAACTACAAGAGCATCGGGGTGGAGACCGCTGCGCTGCCGGCCGACGCGGGCGCCGCACACGTTCCCAAGGCTGCGCCTGCCGCAGCGCCTGCGGTATCCGCGCCGGCCAAACCTGCTGCCGCACCTGCATCGGCGGCAGCGCCGGCAAAGCCGGCACCCGCCGTGGCGCCGCCGGCCGCGCCCAAGACGCCGCCCGCCACTGCCGCCCCCGCGCTGGCCAAGACCGTGCCCAAGCCACCCGCGCCGCAAGCAGCACCGCCGAAGCCCGTGCCCAAGCCACCCGCGCCGCAAGCCGCGCCGCCGAAGTCCGTGCCCAAGCCGCCCGCGCCGCAAGCCGCGCCGCCGAAGCCCGCGCCGGTTCCGGCAGCCAAAGCCGCGCCACCCAAACCGGCGGCGCCACCAGCGGCATCCGATGCCGAGGACACGCTGGTCGCCGGATCACAGGAAGCGCCCAAGATCGCGACTGCTGTCGCCAGCGCCAAAGCGGCGATACCCAAACTTTCGGCCAACCAGTGGCTGCTGGTGGCGGCGGGCGTGCTGGCAGTAGTGATGCTGGTTGTAGCCTTCGGCGTCTATAGCAGCGAAAAATCCAAGCCGTCCGCGCCGGCGACCACGGCCGAGCCGGGGACGCAGACTCCGCAAGGGACGCAAAGCCCCGCGCCCACCCCCTCGGCCGAGCCGGCGAGCGGATCACCGGCCGAGCAGCCTGGGGAGCCGGGCAGGCCCGCCGCCAAAACGAAATCGCAGACGCCCGCCAAATCGTTGACCGCGGCCGCAACTCCGGCCCCCGTGCCGGCACAGCCCGCGGCGGCGGCTCCCATCAATGGGACGCTGCGCCTGATCTCGAATCCTGCGGGCGCCAAAGTGGAGATCGACGGCTGGTCGGAGCCCACCTGGCTCACCCCCTTCAACTCGCCCAACCTGAGCACGGGGCAGCACAAAGTCGTGTTCACGAAGGCGGGGTACGCCACCGAGACGCGGATGGTGGAGGTCACCGGGGGGAACCAGTCGGTGGTGAACGCAGCGCTCCGGACCGCCGTAGCCCCATCGCGCATCGAGGTGATCAGCGATCCCGCGGGCGCGGCCATCGTCATCGACGGCAAGGAAACCGGCAAGCACACGCCTGCCACCCTGGACGTTTCCAAAGGCGAGCACGCGGTCGTACTGCGCAAGCTCGGCTACCGGGACGTGGCCGTGGCCGCCAAGGTGGGCGAAGGCGAAACCTTTCACGTCTCGCAAGTGCTGAAGAGCGGTACCGGCGGCGCCAGCCCGTTCGGGAAGATCTTCGGCGGCGGCATCCCCGAAGGCATGGGCGCGCTCCAGGTGAAGACCAAGCCGAAAGGCGCGACGGTGAAAGTGAACGGAGAAACCGCGCCTAAGACCACGCCCTTCAAGCTCCCCGTCGACCCCGGTGCCTACAAGGTCGTCGTCTCGATGGACGGCTACCAGGCATCCAGCCAGTCCGTGACCGTGGAGAAGGGAAAGACGGCGACGGTGGACGTCGAGCTGAAGAAATAGCTGTTAGCGATCGGCAATTAGCGCTTAGCCAGCCACCACTCTCGTGAAGTGCTAAACGCTATTTGCTACTCGCCAACCGCTTCTTAGGCGCGTTTCGTCTTCTCGTTGGAGGGCTTCTCTTCCCAGGGGCGCTTGGGGCGCTCGGTCTCGGGCAGGTCGCGGTCCTTCACGCGGTCGTAGACATACTTGTCGCTGACGGTGCCCAGCGATTCGTTGTAGAGGCTGACCCCGCCGACGGCCTCTTTCAGTTCCTCGGTGAAGTCATGGATCGCCTTCAGGTGGTCGGCGGTGGCGGGGGTCTCGGACTTGGTGGTCATGAGGAACTTCTGGTAGCCGCGGTCGATCAGCTTGGAGATCTCGCCGCCGATCAGATATCCCGGGCGGGCGAAGATCCTCACCCCGCCGTGCTCGTCCTTCTCGACGGCGGCGGAGACGTTGTGCTTCTTCAGAAAGACGCGGTTGTTGGTTCCAGGGGCTTCCAGGAGGTCAAAGCCGTGGTCGCGCAACCACGCGACCGCGTCCTCGTAGCTCCGTTGCTGTAGTGTATTAGCCATAGGTTGACGTTTCCGAACCGGTGCTGGACGCCGATTGCAGTCGCAGCAGTTCTCGGTCCTGCCGCCATACGATACATCGATTAGATGGCTCCGTTGCCCGTCGGGAACCGGCTTTTATAAACTAATTGCATCGAATCCGTCGAATTCCCTCTCTATAGAGCTTTGTTTCGAGCAAGTTAGAGTGGGGTGACGAACTTGGCTCTGCCGGCGCAATCGAAAGACCGCGGCCCTCGTCCGGTGGTAACCCGGGACGCTGAGGGTTTGTTGCGTCCGCCGGCGAATGTGCTGGAGATGGTCGGCAACACACCTCTGCTGCGGCTGGAACGTATCGGGCGCGACCTTCCCGGCGTAGAGATCCTGGCCAAGGCCGAGTGGTTCAATCCAGGCGGCTCGGTGAAAGACCGGGCAGCGTCGAACATCGTCCGCGAGGCCGAACGCGCGGGAAAGCTGGCCAAGGGGAAGATCCTGCTCGACTCCACCAGCGGCAATACCGGGATCGCCTACGCCATGATCGGCGCCGCCCGCGGGTTCGGGGTCACACTGTGCATGCCGTCGAATGCTTCACAGGAACGGAAACGGATCCTGAACGCGTATGGCGCGACCATCGTGTTCACCGACCCCGGCGAAGGCTCCGATGGCGCCATCCGCAAAGCGCGCGAGATGGTCGCCGCCCAGCAGGACAAGTATTTCTACGCCGACCAGTATTCGAACGACGCCAACTGGCGCGCCCACTACACCGGCACCGCGCCGGAGATCTGGGAGCAGACGCAAGGCCGCATCACCCATTTCGTCGCCACGCTGGGGACCAGCGGGACATTCATCGGCACATCGCGCCGGCTGAAAGAACTGAACCCGAAGATTCGGTGCATCTCGCTCCAGCCCGACTCGGCCTTCCACGGGCTCGAAGGCCTGAAGCACATGGCAACGGCCATCGTGCCTAAGATCTACGATCCAAACCTGGCCGACCGCGACCTGGGCGTGGGAACGGAAGAGAGCTACGCCATGGTCCGCCGCCTGGCGCGCGAAGAGGGCCTGCTGGCCGGCATCTCGTGCGGCGCAGCGCTGGTGGGCACGCTCCAGGTCGCGAAAGAACTTGCGGAGAAGGGCGAGCGCGCCGTCATCGTGACTGTGTTCCCCGATGCCGGCGACAAGTACCTGAGCGAAGACCGCGTGTGGAAGAAAGAATGAACGCAGACATCCAGAATCAACGAAGAACGCAGAACGAAGATTGCAGAAGTCGAGCCGGTTTACTTCTGCAATCTAACTTCTTCGTTCTGACTTTCTCCGTGTCTCCGTGTCTCCGTGGTGGATTTTGATTCTCATGTTAAAGATCGCCCATTCGTGTTATCACGCGCTGCGCCGCCACGGCGAGGAAACGTATCCGCACGAGTGCTGCGGGGTGCTGCTGGGCACGGTGGACGGCGACGAGCGCACCGTGCTGGAGGTCGTACGCGCGGGCAACACCCGCCTCGACTCGCTGCATAACCGCTACAATATCGACCCTCGGGAGCTGGTCCGCATCCAGCGCCAGGCGCGGGAGCGCGAACTGGACATCGTGGGGTTCTACCATTCGCATCCCGACCATCCCGCGCGCTGGTCGCCGACTGACTTCGCCGAGGCGCACTGGATCGGCTGCTCCTACCTGATCACGGCGGTGGAGAAGGGAGTCGCCTGCCAGACCAATTCCTTTGCGCTGCTCGGGGATTCCGAGGAGACCAAGCGCTTCGAGGACGAGAAGATCGAAGTGGAAGCCGAGGACCGTGCCGTCCGCGCCTATCAGCCCTCGGAGTGAATCCTTAGTACGCTCTTATGAATCTCTAGTGGGGAGAACAAGCGACATGAAGATCCTGATCCCAACACCGCTCCGCCAGTACGCCGACAAGCAGACGGCTGTCGAGATCGGCGGAAACACGGTCGGCGAGGCCCTGGGCAACCTGACCTCGCGCTACGGCGACCTGCGCAAGCACCTCTACACCGACGAGGGAAAGCTGCGCGCCTTCGTCAACGTGTACCTGAACGACGAGGACATCCGCTATCTCCAGAAGGAGCAGACGCCGTTGAAGCAGGGCGACACCATCTCGATCGTGCCCTCGATAGCGGGAGGGGCAAGTGAAATTTGCGATTTGTAATTCGTAAAGTAAAGGGACTCGAGCCGCTCGAAATTACAAATCACAAATTACCAATTACAAATTTATGGCTATCGCAGTTGAAAACACCGTTACGCTCTCGAACGAAGAGGTCCTGCGCTACTCGCGCCACCTGATCATGCCCGAGGTGGGCATGGAAGGGCAGCTCAAGCTCAAGACCGCGAAGGTGCTGACCGTGGGCGCAGGCGGGCTGGGCTCGCCGCTGGCGATGTACCTGGCCGCCGCCGGCGTGGGCACCATCGGCATCGTGGATTTCGACGTCGTGGACTTCACCAATCTCCAGCGCCAGATCATCCACGGCACCAGCGACGTGGGTCGCAAGAAGCTCGACTCCGCCGCCGAGACGCTCAAAGAGATCAATCCCTTCGTCGAAGTGCGCAAGTTTGAGACGCGCCTGTCCAGCGACAACGCGCTCGCCATCTTCCGCGAGTTCGACATCGTGGTGGACGGCACCGACAATTTCCCCACGCGCTACCTCATCAACGACGCCTGCGTGCTCACCGGCAAGCCCAACGTCTACGGCTCCATCTTCCGCTTCGAGGGACAGGCCAGCGTGCTGGCCACTCCCCAAGGCCCGTGCTACCGCTGCTGGTATCCCGAGCCTCCGCCGCCTGGGCTGGTCCCGTCTTGCGCCGAGGGTGGCGTGCTCGGCATCCTGCCGGGGCTGGTGGGAGTGATCCAGGCGACCGAGACCATCAAGCTCATCCTCGGCAAGGGGGACCCGCTGATCGGCCGCGTGCTGCTGGTGGATGCGCTGGGCATGCGCTTCCGCGAGCTCAAGCTGCGCAAGAACCCCGAGTGCCCCATCTGCGGCCCCAACCGCACCATCACTAAGCTGATCGACTACCAGCAGTTCTGCGGCATCCGCGGAGAGGACGCGCCGGTCTCCACCACCGTGCCCGAGATGACCGTCGAAGAATTGAAGCGCCGCCTGAACGCCAAGGAAGATCTCTTCGTGCTCGACGTGCGCGAGCCGCACGAATATCAGATCTGCAACATCCAGGGCCACCTGATCCCGCTGGGCGACCTGCCCAAGCGCGTGCACGAGCTGGATTCGAGCCGCGAGATCGTCGCCCATTGCCGCTCCGGCGTGCGCAGCGCTAAGGCCGTGGACTTCCTCCGCCAGGCCGGCTTCAAGAAAGTGAAGAACCTGCAAGGCGGGATCCTCGCCTGGGCCGACAAGATCGACCCCAAGATGCCCAAGTACTGAGACCTGAAAGCGTAGTAACGGATGAGCCGCGTTCATGCTGCGGCTCTTTACTTTTTCGTTTCGATGCCTCGGGCTCCTCCACAAGAGTTCCTCATGTGCAAGTCGCGAATCGAACCACTGATTTCCGTTGACTTGCGGCGCGGAGGGGCATAATTTCGGCACGTTCTCGCCCCCGTATTTACCATCCCTGGAGATTTCCATGCCGAAGAAGTCTTTTTCAGTCCTGCTCGTCATTCTGTTCGCTCTTGAAACGGCCGCATGGGGCGGATTAGGTAACAATAAGACGATGTATGTGGGCGGCACGATCAACGACATTAAAGAAAAAACCGAAGGTGTTTCCTCCACTGCGGACGAGAAAATCTTCGTCTTCGACTACAAAGGCGGCAAGCTCACCATCCCGTACTCGCAGATCGATAGCCTGGAGTACGGGCAAAAAGCAGGGCGACGGGTTGGCGCTGCGATTGCTATCAGCCCATTGTTTCTTCTTTCCAAGAAGCGGCGCCATTACCTGACGATCAGCTTCACCGATGGCAACAAGAAGCAGCAGGCCGCAGTACTGGAGATCGGGAAGGATGCGATCAAGCCTACTCTTGCTGCGCTGGAGA harbors:
- a CDS encoding glucose-6-phosphate isomerase (catalyzes the formation of D-fructose 6-phosphate from D-glucose 6-phosphate), which gives rise to MSTAVGADGLSSGDLDRSAALAALGAFRARVDSGEIGFPNLPDDRTTARAISEFADDMRGEVDDVVVVGIGGSALGSYALDVALRGPHPVQTRLGGRSNGKTREPRPRLAVLDNVDPGFIAAALERVDPKRAVACVIAKSGSTAETLSTFLIVREWMVNALGKRARSRIVAVTDAHKGDLLGIAKQEQYPLFFVPGNVGGRFSVFTPVGLLPAALIGLDIGKIMRGARDANQLAWSRDLEQNHALASALVHHGLNTKKRKTIEVVYAYSSFLWGAAFWYRQLWAESLGKRVDRKGAVVETGQTPVAALGVTDQHSQSQLYMEGPRDKMITFWEVAKPRADLRIPRDFKEYESCGYLGGKKMSQLFHAEMRATQAALTEAGRPNCRWTLPQVDEYTIGAFFQTLEFQTAFAGELYGVDAFDQPGVELSKKLTYGLLGRKGYEEFAKRVR
- a CDS encoding APC family permease — translated: MSTTTPNLKRPAVSVFVATTVMLTFISFWRAAAIVLSDLASSAYYAGGEAEQVIGKSAPWFILSVMLFSYAVRALYIESSSMFVRGGVYRVVKEAMGGTLAKFSVAALLFDYVLTGPISAVSAGQYLAGFVRDVGGYLGYKLEINDNHFAAVVAVIVIAYFWWKNIQGIHESSDKAMKIMKITTVMVVLLILWCLYTLAVKGAHLPPLPSHAAMKLDETSLGWLHGTWLSQLTLVMLLVGFGHSVLAMSGEETLAQVNREIESPKLKNLERTGLVIFIYSMVFTSLVSFFAVMIIPDTARSHFTENLIGGLSMYLSGPETMRLVFHGFVVLVGVLILSGAANTAIVGANGVLNRIAEDGVLTSWFQKPQRRYGTTFRLLNLIVGMQLAAIILSRGDVHLLAALYAFGVVWSFAFKALAVLVLRFTEPANREWKVPGNLHLFGQEIPFGLGLITVVLFLVAVANLFTKKEATIAGVGFSMVFFAMFAISERITHRRRLAQGGAAGMEQFRVSGEPELNSEALRVRPGNVLVTVRDPHNLSYLRDALHRTDTARRDVVVMTTRLYRGPAFSGSREYDAKDVFNEYEQELFSKVVSVAEKEGKPVSLLVVPGTSVFDSIMVTAQRLESSTVVCGQSNKLTADEQGKYTGDAWERLPEPRPRVTLEVAAPGGALRTYLLGPHTPRLRPEDIELLHKLWLEITRDPKFARLHHFDVLSLALRELEQEIDGPRREELLAMLREQMRRTGDAPPHESD
- the dps gene encoding DNA starvation/stationary phase protection protein Dps; amino-acid sequence: MAIAVRDATFPTSIDIPENKRQEIVRLLNARLADTLDLKTQAKQAHWNVKGREFFQLHELFDQIAAHLEAHSDIIAERATALGGVAMGTARMAAANSAIPEYDLDATKGEEHVRALVQRLAKLGANVRAAIDRADELGDKSTADVFTEISRELDKDLWFLEAHVQA
- a CDS encoding protein kinase, with protein sequence MAIPSPTSPQSIGRYEILGELGKGAMGVVYKARDPNIGRLVALKTMRLDVHGMEAEEMLLRFKNEARAAGVLNHSNIVTIYDAGEHEGLFYIAMEFIEGVTLQKVLNAESMLPIEQVLDLSRQICAGLDYAHSHRIIHRDVKPANIMIEPDGRVKIMDFGIAKAEGAHLTSAGQVLGTPNYMSPEQVKGRPLDGRSDLWSFGVLLYEMVTGEKPFTGQNVTTIIYKIVNENPIPPKELDSSIHPGLSAVIQRALAKHPDQRYQKGADLVHHLVNYKSIGVETAALPADAGAAHVPKAAPAAAPAVSAPAKPAAAPASAAAPAKPAPAVAPPAAPKTPPATAAPALAKTVPKPPAPQAAPPKPVPKPPAPQAAPPKSVPKPPAPQAAPPKPAPVPAAKAAPPKPAAPPAASDAEDTLVAGSQEAPKIATAVASAKAAIPKLSANQWLLVAAGVLAVVMLVVAFGVYSSEKSKPSAPATTAEPGTQTPQGTQSPAPTPSAEPASGSPAEQPGEPGRPAAKTKSQTPAKSLTAAATPAPVPAQPAAAAPINGTLRLISNPAGAKVEIDGWSEPTWLTPFNSPNLSTGQHKVVFTKAGYATETRMVEVTGGNQSVVNAALRTAVAPSRIEVISDPAGAAIVIDGKETGKHTPATLDVSKGEHAVVLRKLGYRDVAVAAKVGEGETFHVSQVLKSGTGGASPFGKIFGGGIPEGMGALQVKTKPKGATVKVNGETAPKTTPFKLPVDPGAYKVVVSMDGYQASSQSVTVEKGKTATVDVELKK
- a CDS encoding cysteine synthase family protein translates to MVGNTPLLRLERIGRDLPGVEILAKAEWFNPGGSVKDRAASNIVREAERAGKLAKGKILLDSTSGNTGIAYAMIGAARGFGVTLCMPSNASQERKRILNAYGATIVFTDPGEGSDGAIRKAREMVAAQQDKYFYADQYSNDANWRAHYTGTAPEIWEQTQGRITHFVATLGTSGTFIGTSRRLKELNPKIRCISLQPDSAFHGLEGLKHMATAIVPKIYDPNLADRDLGVGTEESYAMVRRLAREEGLLAGISCGAALVGTLQVAKELAEKGERAVIVTVFPDAGDKYLSEDRVWKKE
- a CDS encoding M67 family metallopeptidase — protein: MLKIAHSCYHALRRHGEETYPHECCGVLLGTVDGDERTVLEVVRAGNTRLDSLHNRYNIDPRELVRIQRQARERELDIVGFYHSHPDHPARWSPTDFAEAHWIGCSYLITAVEKGVACQTNSFALLGDSEETKRFEDEKIEVEAEDRAVRAYQPSE
- a CDS encoding MoaD/ThiS family protein; its protein translation is MKILIPTPLRQYADKQTAVEIGGNTVGEALGNLTSRYGDLRKHLYTDEGKLRAFVNVYLNDEDIRYLQKEQTPLKQGDTISIVPSIAGGASEICDL
- the moeB gene encoding molybdopterin-synthase adenylyltransferase MoeB gives rise to the protein MAIAVENTVTLSNEEVLRYSRHLIMPEVGMEGQLKLKTAKVLTVGAGGLGSPLAMYLAAAGVGTIGIVDFDVVDFTNLQRQIIHGTSDVGRKKLDSAAETLKEINPFVEVRKFETRLSSDNALAIFREFDIVVDGTDNFPTRYLINDACVLTGKPNVYGSIFRFEGQASVLATPQGPCYRCWYPEPPPPGLVPSCAEGGVLGILPGLVGVIQATETIKLILGKGDPLIGRVLLVDALGMRFRELKLRKNPECPICGPNRTITKLIDYQQFCGIRGEDAPVSTTVPEMTVEELKRRLNAKEDLFVLDVREPHEYQICNIQGHLIPLGDLPKRVHELDSSREIVAHCRSGVRSAKAVDFLRQAGFKKVKNLQGGILAWADKIDPKMPKY